DNA sequence from the Deltaproteobacteria bacterium HGW-Deltaproteobacteria-2 genome:
ACATGCCCGCTCCTATTATTATGGTATCATAGCTAGCCATAGTGAATTTATTTGAATTTTGGTCCTAAATATTCAATACAACTTTTCAATGTTGCCAACTTAGGATAATCTTCAGTAGGCACTTCAATTTTATATTGCTTCTTTAGCTCCATGACCACATCCAGAAAATCCATTGAATCCAAATCAAGTTGATCTCTTAGTTTAATATTGTCATCAAGGTTTGAAAGATCCTCATCGATAGCGATATCAGCAATGATATCAATGATTTTTTGTCTTATGGCCTTAACGTCCAATTTGCCGCCTCTTCGCAAAAAGTTTATTCTTTATATTTTTTTACTATTAAAACGGAATTAATTCCCAACATACCGAAGGAGTTGCTCAAAATGAAATTAACTTTCTTTTCCACGGAATCACCATTCACTAAATTTTTCAGACTGCATTTAGGATCAACATTTTCAATTAATTTACACGAATGAATTCTATTATCAGTAAAGCTGGGTAAATTCCCGGCAAGTTCCAATGCTCCGGCGGCGCCCATCGCATGACCAATAAATCCTTTAGTGCAATTAATATAAGTATTTTCAACCTGTCCAAAAATTAATTTAACCGCTTCGCATTCATTATCATCCCCGGAAATTGTTCCGGTGGCATGAAGATTGACTATATCAACATCATTGGCAGTAATTTTTGCCTTGGCCAATGCCGCATTTATGCACTGAATCTGCCTTTGTGTATCAGGAAGGACAAAATCAACGGCATCGGAATTGACGTGATAACCAGCTATTTCTCCATAAATATTTGCTCCTCTTTTTAAGGCGTCTTCCAATCTTTCCAGAACGAAAATGGCTCCTCCCTCCGAAACAACAATACCATTGCGGTTTACATCCAATGGCCGGCTTGCTTTAGTGGGATCATCATGGGATCCCAGGGCTCCCTGACTCTTAAATCCGGCAAATATCCCAAAAGTACCGGTACTTTCAGAAACTCCTCCAGCCAAAGCCAGATCAACTTCGTTAAGTTGCAGCATTTGCATGCCATGAATAATTCCAATATTTCCAGCGGCACAGGCTGCACCGATAGTGTAGGCAGGTCCTGTGATACCCATATTTAAACTTACTTCACCGGCAGGTGCATTGGCTACAGTTCTGGGATTATGATGATGAGACCACAAACCGGCATCAAGTTTGTTTTCATGAAGTTCATATATTTCGTTTTCCGTTTCCACATTGCCGTGTTCGGTAATTCCAAGGTAGATTCCTGTTCTGTCTTTAACCAATGAATCCAGCGACAACCCGCTGTCCTTTAATGCCTCATTGGCACAATAAATTGAAATCGAACCAGCCCTTGTTCCCCGCCTGCGCATTTTTTTCTTTTGATAGAGATGTTCGTCAAAACTACACTTACCTACCGCGACCTTACCCATATAACGAACTTCCATTTGAGTAATTCCCGATTTCTGAGTCAGCAGAGCCTCCCGAAAATCTTTTAGATTATTAGCATTAGGCGCGGTAAGCCCAACGCCGGTAATAACAACCCTGACTTTTTGATTATTACTAACAGACATTTCCTTGTCCAATATTAAAATCTTCTTAGTACAAATTAATTTTTTTGTAATATATTTATGTTCGCCAGAGCAATTTCGACGTCACAGACTCAGAAGATCAAAAAATGAATAAATATTTTAATAACTTTCCGGAGATTAGTATAAATCCCCTCTCTATTCGTTGAGAGGGAAAATAAAAAACAAACTCCTTACCGAATTCAAACATTTTTAAAAACGGCAATGCCAAAACAATCGTTTTTGATATGAGATTGCTTATCCTGTTTTTATAATTATTTAAATATGGTATGTCAAGAAAATATTGGCTACCCTTGATTGAGATAAGATATTATTTTTGAATGGAATTGCAGGCAAAACAGCCTCACCGTCTCAATTAAAGAAGGTTTTGATGTTTTTTCTCCCATCACTTTTTTGCTTTAAAAAGTATGCATTACAAACAATAAGAATTCCAAAATAAAATCAAAAAAACAGAAAAGATTTGGATGTAGAGAATGCCTTACAGGATTTTTTTTACAAGCGCAGTATTTTTTTAGTGTCGGCTAAAAATCTCTGGGCAATTCGTCGAGTTCGGCCAGAGAAAATACCGGACCATCGGAACAGACATACTTAGAACCAACGTTGCAGCGGCCGCATTTACCGATACCACATTTCATGCGCATTTCCAGAGACGTCAGGATATTTCCCTTGGAAAAACCCAGTTCAAAAAATACCGGCAGAGTGAACTTTATCATAACCGGAGGACCGCAAATAACGGCTACCGCATTTTTCGGTGACGGCGCGACATCCTTACATACGGCGGGAACAAAGCCTTCCCTGCCCTTCCAGGTTTCATCACCCTTATCCACAGTAATGATGGTTTTGATATCGTCTCTTTTTTCCCAGGCCGCCAGTTCATCTTTATACAAAAGCAACCCTGGGGTTCTCGCGCCGTAAATGACAGTAATTTCTCCGAAGCGCGATCGGTTGTCTTTGTGCAGCATATAGTTAATTAAAGAACGCAAAGTTGTGAAGGCGAATCCACCGCCAACAACCACTATGTTCTTTTTTTCCAGAAATTCAATCGGCCAGGAATTGCCCAGCGGTCCGCGCAGGCCGATTTTGGCACCTTCATCCATATCGTGCAGAGCCGCCGTCACTAAACCCGGCTGTATGGCGCCCGCCCGCTGAACAGTGAATTCCACATAGCCTGCTTCGGTCGGTGAAGAAGCAATTCCAATGGGGGATTCACCTTTGCCGTAAATGGAAAGTTCGGAAAACTGGCCTGGAAGATACTTAAACTTTGCTTCGTCCTCTTTATTCAAAAATTTCAGACGAAATGATTTGATATCATGGGTCTCCACTTCGTCGATTATTTTGATTATCTCAACCGGCATGGGAATGTATGGATTATTTGAACACATATTTATCCTCAAATTTCCTTTCTTTTTTGCGCTATTCCTTCAAAGCCTGGTCCACAATCGAGAAAATATCGATATTCACCGGACAGTTACGTGTGCAACGGCCGCAACCGACACAGGAAATAACGCCGTATTTTCTGATGTGAAATGAATATTTATGACATATTTTCTGACGCAGGCGCTGATAAACTTTTGTCCGGGGATTGTGGCCGCTTGCCTCCAGCGTGAAATCCGTAAATGTGCAAGCGTCCCAAACTCTACGGCGGACACCATGGCTGAAGAGCGTCTCGTCGCAGATATCAAAGCAGTAGCAGGTAGGACAGACAAAAGTACAGACACCGCAGCTTAAGCACGCATCAGAAACTTTTTCCCAAAACTCTGTTTTAAGGAAAATATCTTCCAGCTTTTTGGCAATGACTTTCGCATCCACACAGGTAGAGCGGGTTTTGAACGATCGTCCCGCGGTAACGGTATCATCAAAACACTTCTGCTCATCCGCTGAAGCATCCGTCAGCGAACTTAATCCGGCCAGCACATTTTCTCCCTTGGTCGTGATAGCTTTTAAAAGCAGTTCATCGCCTTTCTTAGTCATGAAGATGTCGCTGCCTTCGGGATCAGCCGCGCCTATTCCAAGCGTCTGATAGAAATCCGCCGGGTCGGCAGGAGAATTTAAATCAAAGGCGTAACCGAAGATGGTCGCGGCTTCTCTTCTTTTCTTCCAGTACGGATCAACGGCACCAGTACCGGAAAAATGAATATCCATGATTTCAAAGCTTTTCACGTCACAGGGGCGTACACCAAAGAGAAAAACCGGTCCCGGTTTCAAATCCACACACTGCGCATCCAGAACGGATTTGTTTTTATCATAACGTACAAAATCCTCCGTCTGCGGAAAGAAAGCCGATTTGGGACTCATCAGCGTATTGTAGAAATTCAGATCCATCTGCTTAGCATCGGAAATCTGGCGGAAATTGAAGCCCGCTTCTTCCTTAACAGGAGCAATCAGCGTTCCCTTCGCCATCAGTTGTGCAGTCAGATCGGATATTTTTTGAATTGCTGTTTTCTTTAACACGGAAAGCTCCTTACTCCAGAATTTTATCGGAATCATCCACTCGGAAATTCACCAGTACGGGCTTGTCTTCTATGCTCATGCCCGCTGCCTGACCGAACATCTCCTCGCATTCCTTCGCCACTTTCTTGTGGAACAGATAAAGCGGAATGTCTACGGGGCAGGCGCGTGAACATTCACCGCAATCGATACAGCGGCCAGCCAGATGATGAAACCTTGTCAGATGATACATGAGGTTGCCGTGCGATTCCGGAGATTTTTCGCCCCACTTGGGTTTGTTCTGATCGATAAAGCATGGATCGCAATAGCACATCGGGCAGGCTTTGCGGCAGGCATAACACCGGATGCATCGATCCAATTCCTTCTTCCAGAAAGCCCAGCGCGCTTCTTTATCCATTTTCTCATATTCGGCAAGAACATCGTAGGGAGAAACAACCGGCTGACCATGCACCTCTTCACCCAACAGTATGTCATAAAGCACCGGATTGTAAATTCCGCAGGTCGTTTTACTATCAATAGCTTCGCCTGTTTTGAAATTTTTCATCCCGTAAACCGGAATGCCCAGAACGATAATATCTTCCCGTTTGATTTTGTCTTCCTGAATCAGCTGAATGACAGCGCGGCTGTCTGCCGGCTTAACGGCAATGGCAATCTTGGTACCGCGAGGGTAGCGAACCAGATAACGTGCCATGTTGGCGGTACAGTATTCGTTAAAGACAATATTTTCGATATCGGAAGTCTTTCTGGCTACATAAGGCAGGGGATGACTCTGATCATAACCCGTTCCATAGGCCAGCACAATACTTACCTTGCCTTCTTCCAGCAACTTTCTTGCTTCGGTTTTTAATTTATCTTCAATTTGCTTAAAATTGATACTCATATCTTCTCCAGCGACGACTCGCGTTCAATCTTGAATTTAGTCTGGGGTCCCAGGTTTTTCACCTGCTTGGTGAATTCGGTAACAACCTCAGCGAACCTGTTTCCTTCTGAAGCGGAAATCCATTCTACACGAAATCTTCCCGGCTCGATACCGGCAAATTCCAGTATTTTCCTGGTCACTGCCAGTCTTCTGCGCGCGTAGAGATTACCCGTATTGTAATGACAATCGCCCGGATGACAACCGCCGACCAATACTCCATCAGCACCCAATTGAAAAGCGCGGAAGATAAATGAAGGATTGATGCGGCTGGAGCACATCACGCGCACAACTCGTAAGTTCTGCGGATAGTGCAGTCTTGTTGTTCCGGCCAAATCCGCTCCCGTATAGGTACACCAGTTGCAGGCTATGCCCAGTATTTTCGGTTCAAAATCCATGAAGATAATTTCCTTTCTAGCAAAACATTTATGGCGTCAGAAAAAGCTCCAGAGACAAGGCGCACGAGTTTCGCGGAGCGAGGCCTACTTTTTCGTAGGTCGCAGCAACGCGAAATGAAGTGCAACGCAGTATATGGACTTTTAATGATGCCATAACTAAAATTCCATCAGGCCTTCTATTTCGGCTAGAACCTGATCATTGGTGAAATGACGGGCTATAATGGCCGAAGCCGGACAAACGGACGCGCAAAGTCCGCATCCTTTACAAAGAGCTTCGTTGATTTCGGAAACTCCTTTTTGTTCATTAAAGAACGGCGCGCCATAGGGACAGACCCGCACACAATTCTGACAGGCACAACACGAAGCCGGATTGACCATAGCTGTGGTCGCTTCCAATTCCATTTTATCTTTCACAACAATGGTCAAAGCTTCCGCCGCCGCGCCGTTGGCCTGCGCAACGGTATCGGGGATATCCTTCGGACTCTGGCAGACCCCGGCAATAAAAACTCCTTCGGACATGGTCGACAGGGGCGCCAGTTTAGGATGCCGCTCCATAAAAAAGCCATATTTATCCGTGCTTAAATTAAAGAGTCTGGCGACATCTTTGGAATCCGCCCGTGGAATCATTGCCGGAGAAAGCACAACCATATCCACCGGTAATTTAATAAATTTACCTGTAATCGTGTCTTCCGCTTCCACAATCAGACGTCCGGGTTCATCGGCGCTTTCTACCACGCGCGCGCCTTTACCGCGTATGAATTTCACATCCTCTTCGATGATGCGGTTGTAAAATTCTTCATAACCTTTGCCGGCCGCACGCATATCAATATAAAACTGATAAACATCGGCTGATGTTTTTTCTTTGAAAAGATGGGAGAATTTGAGCGAATACATACAGCACACCCGGCTGCAATGTTCATAATTGTTTTTATCGCGGCTGCCGATGCAGTGCATTATGGCAATGGCCTGCGGTTCTTTACCGTCGCGCAGTGTTACCTTGCCTCCGGTGGGTCCGGCTGAATTAAAGAGTCTTTCCACCTCCAGCGCACTATAGACGCCCGGATATTTGCCGTATCCGTATTGAACAAGCGGTTTTGTATTCATCAGATCATAGCCGGTGGACACGATAACCGCTCCGACTTTCACTGTTGTAAAAGTGTCCTGCTGTTCGTAATCAATCGCTTTTTGTTCACAGACCTTTTTACAGAGCTTACATTTGCCTTTGATGAAATAAGTACAGGATTCCCTGTCAATAACCGGCTTTTGCGGTACGGCCTGCGGGAAAGGAATGTAAATGGCTTTCCTTTTCACCAAGCCTTCATCCCATTCGGATACGCCTTTGCCGGGACACTTTTCCGTGCAGGCCAGGCAGGCGTTGCATTTGCTGTGATCGACATAACGCGCCTTCTGTTTAATAGTAATATCAAAATTACCAACATAACCCTTGACCTCAGTCACTTCGCAATAGGTCATCATGGTTATGTTTTTGTGCTGCAGGACAGCGTCCATCTTGGGAGTCAGAATGCAGGCGGAACAATCCAGCGTTGGAAATGTTTTGTCAAACTGAGCCATGTGCCCGCCAATGGTGGAATTCTTTTCGACGAGATAGACTTTTTTGCCTGTATTGGCCAGTTCCAGCGCAGCCTGAATTCCGGCGATACCGCCGCCGATCACCATGACATCGGGATTGACATCGATAACGCGGGAAGTAAGCGGAGCAAGAAGCCTTGCCCGGTAGACCGCACCGTTGAGTACAGCTTTGGCTTTGGACGTTCCCTCTTCAATATCATGAGTGACCCAGGAAACCTGCTCGCGTATATTAACAATAGTTACAAGGTACTTATTCAGACCGGCGCTTTCGATAACTTTGCGGAAAGTCTGCTCATGCATCAGCGGAGAACAGGCCGCCACGATCACACGATCCAGCTTCTGCTCTTTGATCTCGTTGGCAATCATTTCCTGCCCGGGTGTGGAACACATGAATTTGTAGTCCTTCGCGACGACAACATCAGGCAAAGTGGACGCAAACTGCGCCAGTTCGCTCACCCGAATTGTTTTGGCTATATTTAAACCGCAGTGGCAAACAAAAACACCAATTCTGCTCATAGAGTCTCCTAGCTTTTATTACTTCAAAATCTTTACGCCGATTTTTATATCTTCAATCGTTCTAATCTTTGCATGTAAAGTTAAGGTCGGAAGCACCTGCCATTAACTCTTCCATATTGACGCCCAGGCTCTCCAGAAAGAGTTCCGTCACATCTTTTATTTTAATTTGTTCATCTACATTGAGCGTCCGGCTGCTGTCTTCAAACATGGTAATACAATACGGGCAAGACGTTGCCAAGATTGTAGCGCCAGTCGCCATTGCCTCTTCAATCCTCAGATCGCTTAAGCGTTCTCCTTTTAATTTCTCCATCCACAATCCGCCGCCACCGCCGCCGCAGCACATGCTCTGCTCGCGATTTCTTTCCATTTCCACAAAATCAATACCGGGGATCGATTTTAGAATATCGCGGGGTGCATCGTATACACCGCTGTGCCTGCCCAGATAACAGGGGTCATGATATGTAACCTTAAGACCGCCGAAATCTTTTTTGGGGGTAAGTTTTCCTTCTTTTATGAGGCTGGCCATTAACTCGCCAAAGTGCACAACTTCATAATCATTGCCGTAATCCTTTTTAAAAGAAACCCTGCAGTGAGGAGAAACGGTAATTATTTTTTTGACACCTTTTTTATTGAAATATTGAAGATTGTTGTTTTTTAGTCTTTCAAACAACTCCAGATCGCCCACTTTTTTCAAGCTCTCACCACAGCAGTTGACATCCACTGAAGGAAGACCCCAGTTCAAACCGGCCATGTTCAATATTTCGGCGGTCGCTTTGGCTAATTTAATATTGCGGGGATCGTAACAAACAGTGCAACAGGTCCAGAAGAGATATTCCGTATCATTGGTGTAAAGAGGATATTTTTCTTTGGCCCAGTCATTTCTTTTTGCCTGATCGCCGGACCAGGGATTTCCTCTGGCCGACATAGAGCCGACAAAGGCACGAAGACTCTGCGGCAACATTCCACCACCACTGTAAACATTACGGATGGCAGTAACGACGTCTATAAGTTCTACGCCCCGAGGACAACGATCCACGCAGAATTTGCAGGTCGAACATCCCCACATATATTCTTCGATTCCATCTATACCCAGTTGGCCAAATCGTACAAGCTTGCGAATATTAAAATGGGTTATCGGCGTCCAGGGACATGTTCCCGTGCAGGTACCGCACTGGTAACATTTCTTCAGCGCCTCACCACCTGCATCCACAATCGCCTGAGACATTTCCAGATATGGTGTAACTGTTTGCGACATTCAACCTCCCCTGTCATTCATAAATCAATTTGTTTTTTGCTAACACACAAAAAAAGAAAGCGCAAAAGGTAATACGCCGGTTATCTGCTAATCTTTCGCGTAACAAATAAAGACAGCCTCTTAAAAAATGCCAGAGGCAAGGCGCGAAAAACCTAGTGTGCCATACCTCTCGAAAAGAAGATGATTTTAAAAGATGTAAATACCATTTCGATTTCAAAGGATAACGCGGCGGCAAGGAGGAGGCTCCGCAGGCGTATTACTAATACGTTGAGGAAGCCGACGACACTGCCAACAAAGTTAGCCGAAGAAAGCGAATTGGCATTAGTATTCTGGCGTCAACTTATCCAATTCGGCCAGCGAAAATACCGGGCCGTCTTTGCAGACATATTTGCTACCCACATTGCAGCGGCCGCATTTGCCGATTCCGCACTTCATTCTCATTTCCAGAGAAGTGATAATGTTTTCCTTGGAGAAACCCAGATCAAAAAATACCGGCAATGTAAAGCGGATCATAACGGGAGGGCCGCAGATCACAGCCACAGCGTTTTCCTTGCTGGGAGCAACCTCCTTACATACCGCGGGCACAAAACCTTCCTTACCCTTCCAGGTCGCGTCTCCCTTATCCACGGTAACATTGATATTTAAATCATCTCTTTTTTGCCATTCAATCAATTCATCTTTGTAAAGCAGCAAACCGGGATTTCTTGCACCGTAAATAACAGTGATATTTCCGAAGCGTTTACGGTTATCGCCGAAAATCATGTAATTTATCAGGGAGCGCAATGTGGTGAACGCGAATCCACCGCCGACGATGACTATATTCTTCCCTTCCAGAAATTCCAGCGGCCAGGAATTACCCAACGGCCCGCGGAGGCCCATCATGGTGCCTTCTTCCATTTCATGAAGAGCTGAAGTGACCACACCGGCTTTCTGTACCGTGAATTCAACATAACCCTTTTGCGTCGGAGAGGAAGCGATACCGATCGGCGATTCGCCTTTGCCGTAGATGGAAAGCTCGCCGAACTGGCCCGGTGTGTAAGCATATTTCTGCTCATCTTCCGGATTCACAAATTTGAAACGAAAAGTCTTGATGTCTTTGGTATCGACCTCTGTAATGATTTTATCCACCACTACAGGATAAGGTATATACGGGTTTTGCATTACTAACTCCCTAATTATAATTTTGAAATATCTTCAACAATTTTTCTTATATCAATATTCACTGGACAAGACATAACGCAACGGCCGCAACCGACACAGGCAATAGCATTAAACATGTCCACATAATATTTGAATTTATGCATCGTGCGTTGACGCCACCTTTCCTTCTGGGAAGCACGCGGATTATGACCCGATGTTTCCTTGGTAAACATCGGGAACATGCAGGAATCCCACGACCGGATACGGACACCATCACTGCCTTTCACTTCGTCACTGATATCGAAGCAATGGCAGGTAGGACACAAATAAGTACAGGTGCCACAGGCCAGGCACTTGCCGTGAATCGTGTTCCAGAAGGGATTATCGAAGTTCTTGTCCAGAATTGGCTTTACTTCATGAGCGGGAATCTTGGATTTAATCGCTTCTTTGACTTTGGTTGCTATTTCGTTTTTCTTTGTCTCGGCGGTAGCATCTGCTTTCGTATCACCGAAATAACCGGCCAGTTTCTCTCCCTTGGGAGTAATAAATTCAACCAGATAATCCGATCCGATATCAGTCAGGAGAATATCCGCTCCTTCCGAAGAAACAGGTTCGCCGTCAACCGATGTGCAGAAACAACTCGCGTAAGGAGGCTTGACACAGGCCAAAGAAATGACTGTGGTGCTCTGCCTTTTCGTGATGTAATAAGTATCCTTATATTTCTCCTGATCAAAAAGCTTGT
Encoded proteins:
- a CDS encoding heterodisulfide reductase subunit F, with product MQNPYIPYPVVVDKIITEVDTKDIKTFRFKFVNPEDEQKYAYTPGQFGELSIYGKGESPIGIASSPTQKGYVEFTVQKAGVVTSALHEMEEGTMMGLRGPLGNSWPLEFLEGKNIVIVGGGFAFTTLRSLINYMIFGDNRKRFGNITVIYGARNPGLLLYKDELIEWQKRDDLNINVTVDKGDATWKGKEGFVPAVCKEVAPSKENAVAVICGPPVMIRFTLPVFFDLGFSKENIITSLEMRMKCGIGKCGRCNVGSKYVCKDGPVFSLAELDKLTPEY
- a CDS encoding beta-ketoacyl synthase yields the protein MSVSNNQKVRVVITGVGLTAPNANNLKDFREALLTQKSGITQMEVRYMGKVAVGKCSFDEHLYQKKKMRRRGTRAGSISIYCANEALKDSGLSLDSLVKDRTGIYLGITEHGNVETENEIYELHENKLDAGLWSHHHNPRTVANAPAGEVSLNMGITGPAYTIGAACAAGNIGIIHGMQMLQLNEVDLALAGGVSESTGTFGIFAGFKSQGALGSHDDPTKASRPLDVNRNGIVVSEGGAIFVLERLEDALKRGANIYGEIAGYHVNSDAVDFVLPDTQRQIQCINAALAKAKITANDVDIVNLHATGTISGDDNECEAVKLIFGQVENTYINCTKGFIGHAMGAAGALELAGNLPSFTDNRIHSCKLIENVDPKCSLKNLVNGDSVEKKVNFILSNSFGMLGINSVLIVKKYKE
- a CDS encoding disulfide reductase, translated to MSRIGVFVCHCGLNIAKTIRVSELAQFASTLPDVVVAKDYKFMCSTPGQEMIANEIKEQKLDRVIVAACSPLMHEQTFRKVIESAGLNKYLVTIVNIREQVSWVTHDIEEGTSKAKAVLNGAVYRARLLAPLTSRVIDVNPDVMVIGGGIAGIQAALELANTGKKVYLVEKNSTIGGHMAQFDKTFPTLDCSACILTPKMDAVLQHKNITMMTYCEVTEVKGYVGNFDITIKQKARYVDHSKCNACLACTEKCPGKGVSEWDEGLVKRKAIYIPFPQAVPQKPVIDRESCTYFIKGKCKLCKKVCEQKAIDYEQQDTFTTVKVGAVIVSTGYDLMNTKPLVQYGYGKYPGVYSALEVERLFNSAGPTGGKVTLRDGKEPQAIAIMHCIGSRDKNNYEHCSRVCCMYSLKFSHLFKEKTSADVYQFYIDMRAAGKGYEEFYNRIIEEDVKFIRGKGARVVESADEPGRLIVEAEDTITGKFIKLPVDMVVLSPAMIPRADSKDVARLFNLSTDKYGFFMERHPKLAPLSTMSEGVFIAGVCQSPKDIPDTVAQANGAAAEALTIVVKDKMELEATTAMVNPASCCACQNCVRVCPYGAPFFNEQKGVSEINEALCKGCGLCASVCPASAIIARHFTNDQVLAEIEGLMEF
- a CDS encoding 4Fe-4S ferredoxin, producing the protein MEKRLIKKDALAGIAKKMAEKLLVWAPVKKEDNILFEPLQKNAEPNFAYLNSKNAPKNVFFPHTETMMKYTRTPKGMVFSAEENKANESVLFGVRPCDAHSFALLDKLFDQEKYKDTYYITKRQSTTVISLACVKPPYASCFCTSVDGEPVSSEGADILLTDIGSDYLVEFITPKGEKLAGYFGDTKADATAETKKNEIATKVKEAIKSKIPAHEVKPILDKNFDNPFWNTIHGKCLACGTCTYLCPTCHCFDISDEVKGSDGVRIRSWDSCMFPMFTKETSGHNPRASQKERWRQRTMHKFKYYVDMFNAIACVGCGRCVMSCPVNIDIRKIVEDISKL
- a CDS encoding acyl carrier protein, with protein sequence MDVKAIRQKIIDIIADIAIDEDLSNLDDNIKLRDQLDLDSMDFLDVVMELKKQYKIEVPTEDYPKLATLKSCIEYLGPKFK
- a CDS encoding cyclic nucleotide-binding protein, which codes for MSQTVTPYLEMSQAIVDAGGEALKKCYQCGTCTGTCPWTPITHFNIRKLVRFGQLGIDGIEEYMWGCSTCKFCVDRCPRGVELIDVVTAIRNVYSGGGMLPQSLRAFVGSMSARGNPWSGDQAKRNDWAKEKYPLYTNDTEYLFWTCCTVCYDPRNIKLAKATAEILNMAGLNWGLPSVDVNCCGESLKKVGDLELFERLKNNNLQYFNKKGVKKIITVSPHCRVSFKKDYGNDYEVVHFGELMASLIKEGKLTPKKDFGGLKVTYHDPCYLGRHSGVYDAPRDILKSIPGIDFVEMERNREQSMCCGGGGGGLWMEKLKGERLSDLRIEEAMATGATILATSCPYCITMFEDSSRTLNVDEQIKIKDVTELFLESLGVNMEELMAGASDLNFTCKD
- a CDS encoding hydrogenase iron-sulfur subunit codes for the protein MDFEPKILGIACNWCTYTGADLAGTTRLHYPQNLRVVRVMCSSRINPSFIFRAFQLGADGVLVGGCHPGDCHYNTGNLYARRRLAVTRKILEFAGIEPGRFRVEWISASEGNRFAEVVTEFTKQVKNLGPQTKFKIERESSLEKI
- a CDS encoding heterodisulfide reductase subunit F is translated as MCSNNPYIPMPVEIIKIIDEVETHDIKSFRLKFLNKEDEAKFKYLPGQFSELSIYGKGESPIGIASSPTEAGYVEFTVQRAGAIQPGLVTAALHDMDEGAKIGLRGPLGNSWPIEFLEKKNIVVVGGGFAFTTLRSLINYMLHKDNRSRFGEITVIYGARTPGLLLYKDELAAWEKRDDIKTIITVDKGDETWKGREGFVPAVCKDVAPSPKNAVAVICGPPVMIKFTLPVFFELGFSKGNILTSLEMRMKCGIGKCGRCNVGSKYVCSDGPVFSLAELDELPRDF